Part of the Rhizobium tropici CIAT 899 genome, GAGATCGGCGCCGAGATTGATGACATTGGCGATCAGGAGCGGAAAAGTGATGCTTATCCCCACCCAGCGAGGATAACACTTCGCCATGCTGCCCGCCAAACCTCGTCCCGTGGTCCGGCCGATGTGCGCGCTGATCATCTGCACGGCAGCCATCAGCGGATAGGTCAGGAGCAGGGTCCAACTCGCGATATACCCGAATTGCGCTCCGGCCTGCGAATAGGTCGCGATCCCGCTCGGGTCGTCGTCCGAGGCGCCGGTGACCAGGCCCGGCCCCAGGATTTCAAAAATTCTCGGCTTTGACGGCTCGACGACCTCACTTTTGTCATCCATCTGATAGTCGCTCATGACTGCCTCCCAGCAGAAACCGGCACAGCGCATCATCGTGCCTTCCGGTGCGAGTGAACCGCACTTGCAGGCGTTTTGTTCCCGAGAAGCAGATTGTCGGAATGGAACCCGCCCGAGCTTAGGGCGTGGCTGGCAAGGAGTAAAAACGCTTTCACTTCAGAGCGATGACAGGTCAGGAGCAGGGTCCAACTCGCGATATACCCGAATTGCGCTCCGGCCTGCGAATAGGTCGCGATCCCGCTCGGGTCGTCGTCCGAGGCGCCGGTGACCAGGCCCGGCCCCAGGATTTCAAAAATTCTCGGCTTTGACGGCTCGACGACCTCACTTTTGTCATCCATCTGATAGTCGCTCATGACTGCCTCCCAGCAGAAACCGGCACAGCGCATCATCGTGCCTTCCGGTGCGAGTGAACCGCACTTGCAGGCGTTTTGTTCCCGAGAAGCAGATTGTCGGAATGGAACCCGCCCGAGCTTAGGGCGTGGCTGGCAAGGAGTAAAAACGCTTTCACTTCAGAGCGATGACACTTATCGTATCGGGCACGACGGAATCGCCAGCTGATTTGAGGGATATGACAATGAGCGTGCTTCTTTCTCCTGAACTCACGGTTTGCGGCATTGAGGAGTTGCCCGATCAGCGCTTGCGAAACGTCACCCACGTGCTTTCCCTCCTCGATCCGGAATATCCCGAGCTCGACGTCTTCCATTCCTACGCGGAGCACCATCGCACGACGTTGCGTTTTCACGACATCATAGCGTCAGCGCTGGGTCGCGTGATGCCGCAGCCGGAACATGTCGAAGCGATCCTGAAATTCGGCTCCGAGTTTCAGGCTCGGCAAGACGCTGAGGCGCCGAGCCATCTGCTGGTGCATTGCCATATGGGCGTATCGCGCTCGACCGCAGCCATGCTCTCATTGATGGCGCAATCAAACCCCGAAGAATCGGGGGAGAGCCTCTTTGCTCGCCTGATTGCCATCCGCCCGCAGGCTTGGCCGAACTCTCAAATGATCGGCTTTGCCGACGAACAACTCGGCAGGAACGGCGACTTGAAGGCGGCACTTGCCCGCCACTATGGCCGGCAGATCAAGGGACGGCCCGACTTTGTCGAATGGATGACCCGCCTCGGACGCCAGGCGGAACTCGATATGGCAATCCCGGCGTAAAGAGTATGCCTCCGGCCTGACGAGGGCCGTCTGCACGAAGCTTTTAGCCGCTCGAGCAGACAGCCGGATCATCGCAACGGCCGTCTCCGCGGCCGGCACACTTAATGTGCAGGAGCCGGCTCTGCCTCGGGCGCATCCTTCTTGTGATGGTCGGCCGCAAGCAGCATATAGACCGCAGGCACGACGAAGAGCGTGAACAGGTCAGGAGCAGGGTCCAACTCGCGATATACCCGAATTGCGCTCCGGCCTGCGAATAGGTCGCGATCCCGCTCGGGTCGTCGTCCGAGGCGCCGGTGACCAGGCCCGGCCCCAGGATTTCAAAAATTCTCGGCTTTGACGGCTCGACGACCTCACTTTTGTCATCCATCTGATAGTCGCTCATGACTGCCTCCCAGCAGAAACCGGCACAGCGCATCATCGTGCCTTCCGGTGCGAGTGAACCGCACTTGCAGGCGTTTTGTTCCCGAGAAGCAGATTGTCGGAATGGAACCCGCCCGAGCTTAGGGCGTGGCTGGCAAGGAGTAAAAACGCTTTCACTTCAGAGCGATGACACTTATCGTATCGGGCACGACGGAATCGCCAGCTGATTTGAGGGATATGACAATGAGCGTGCTTCTTTCTCCTGAACTCACGGTTTGCGGCATTGAGGAGTTGCCCGATCAGCGCTTGCGAAACGTCACCCACGTGCTTTCCCTCCTCGATCCGGAATATCCCGAGCTCGACGTCTTCCATTCCTACGCGGAGCACCATCGCACGACGTTGCGTTTTCACGACATCATAGCGTCAGCGCTGGGTCGCGTGATGCCGCAGCCGGAACATGTCGAAGCGATCCTGAAATTCGGCTCCGAGTTTCAGGCTCGGCAAGACGCTGAGGCGCCGAGCCATCTGCTGGTGCATTGCCATATGGGCGTATCGCGCTCGACCGCAGCCATGCTCTCATTGATGGCGCAATCAAACCCCGAAGAATCGGGGGAGAGCCTCTTTGCTCGCCTGATTGCCATCCGCCCGCAGGCTTGGCCGAACTCTCAAATGATCGGCTTTGCCGACGAACAACTCGGCAGGAACGGCGACTTGAAGGCGGCACTTGCCCGCCACTATGGCCGGCAGATCAAGGGACGGCCCGACTTTGTCGAATGGATGACCCGCCTCGGACGCCAGGCGGAACTCGATATGGCAATCCCGGCGTAAAGAGTATGCCTCCGGCCTGACGAGGGCCGTCTGCACGAAGCTTTTAGCCGCTCGAGCAGACAGCCGGATCATCGCAACGGCCGTCTCCGCGGCCGGCACACTTAATGTGCAGGAGCCGGCTCTGCCTCGGGCGCATCCTTCTTGTGATGGTCGGCCGCAAGCAGCATATAGACCGCAGGCACGACGAAGAGCGTGAACAGCGTTCCGATGGCAAGACCGGCGGCGATCACGAGGCCCATGTTGAAGCGGGCGACAGCCCCTGCTCCGGTCGCCAGGATCAGCGGCGCGACGCCGAGAACCATGGCGCCAGTCGTCATCAGGATCGGCCGCAAGCGGATGGCGCAAGCGCCTTCGATGGCTTCGCGCTTGGTCTTTCCTTCGGCCTGCAGCGTGTTTGCCACCTCGACGATCAGAATGCCGTGCTTGCTGATCAGCCCCATCAGCGTCACCAACCCGACCTGCGTATAGATGTTCATCGACGCGCCGCCGATGCCGAGGCTGATGAAGGCGAGTGCGCCTGCGATCGACATTGGCACAGATACGAGGATGATGAACGGGTCTCGGAAGCTGTTGAACTGTGCCGAAAGCGCCAGGAAGACGATGATCAGAGCGAGCGCGAACGTCGTCGCCATGCCGCTCGATTCCTGCACATATTGGCGCGACTGCCCGCCGTAATCGACGGAATAGCCCTGCGGCAATGTCCGCGCCGCAATCGACTTCAGCGTATTGAGCGCATCGCCGACGGCAACGCCGGGCGCCGGCACGCCGGAGATCGTGGCCGAGTTCAATTGCTGGAAGTGCGCAACCGAGCGCGGCGTGGCCTGAAGTTTCGCCGTCGCGATCGCCGAAAGGGGGATCTTGTTACCGTTCACGTTTGCGATCGGATAGTTCATGATCTGATCGATGGTCTGGCGTGACCGCTGCTCCACCTGCGGAATGACCTGATAGGAACGGTTGTCGATACTGAAATAATTGACATAGCCGCCGCCTAGCATGGAGGCCAACGCCGAACCGACATTGTTCATGGACAGACCGAGGGCCGAGGCCTTGCTGCGATCGATCTGGATCGAATATTGCGGATTATCGACGTAGAGATCCTTTGTGATGAAGATAAACTGGCCGGATTTCTGCGCTTCCTGCAGGAACGCGGTAGAGACCTCGTTGAGCTGTTCGAAGCCGCTGGTGCTGCCGATGGCGAACTGCACGGGCAAACCGCTGGCGCCAGGCAGCGGCGGTATCTGGAAGACGACGGACTGTCCGCCGGCGATCTTCGCCAGGTCTGCCTGTACCAGCGGCTGCAGCTGATCC contains:
- a CDS encoding tyrosine phosphatase family protein, with amino-acid sequence MSVLLSPELTVCGIEELPDQRLRNVTHVLSLLDPEYPELDVFHSYAEHHRTTLRFHDIIASALGRVMPQPEHVEAILKFGSEFQARQDAEAPSHLLVHCHMGVSRSTAAMLSLMAQSNPEESGESLFARLIAIRPQAWPNSQMIGFADEQLGRNGDLKAALARHYGRQIKGRPDFVEWMTRLGRQAELDMAIPA